The Brevibacillus brevis genome contains a region encoding:
- a CDS encoding alpha/beta hydrolase, with protein sequence MGVHKWSAKDSRGAIVLVHGTGEHHGRYEHVASYFNQADWDVYAEDLPGWGRSPGRRGHIQSFEDYLSRVREWTSTALADASGEKPVFLMGHSLGGLIATRFIQTDERSKELAGLILTSPCLKLKLTVPAWKEQLAQFLDRVWPTLVMPNGITPDMVSRDEAVQAAYQNDPLNYSKVSVRWFTELNRSMEKAWEDRHRIKHPVLVLQAGADTLVDADAVEKFTIGLPDRQTFERFAGLRHEILNEPEKEEVLQKIVTWLNDNI encoded by the coding sequence ATGGGTGTACATAAATGGTCGGCCAAAGATTCGCGGGGAGCGATTGTTCTCGTCCATGGAACGGGAGAACATCATGGGCGTTATGAGCATGTAGCGAGTTATTTTAATCAGGCGGACTGGGACGTATATGCGGAAGATTTGCCGGGATGGGGGCGCTCTCCCGGGAGACGGGGGCATATTCAATCATTCGAAGACTATTTGTCCCGTGTCCGCGAGTGGACGAGTACCGCTCTTGCAGATGCATCAGGAGAGAAGCCTGTATTTTTAATGGGGCATAGTCTGGGTGGTCTCATCGCGACTCGCTTTATTCAGACGGATGAGCGCAGTAAAGAGTTGGCAGGGTTAATTCTCACATCCCCATGCTTGAAGCTAAAACTGACAGTACCGGCGTGGAAGGAGCAATTGGCACAGTTTCTTGACCGGGTTTGGCCAACACTTGTCATGCCGAATGGAATAACTCCCGACATGGTATCCCGTGACGAAGCTGTTCAGGCTGCTTATCAGAACGATCCGCTCAATTATTCCAAGGTAAGTGTCAGATGGTTCACGGAATTGAATCGCTCTATGGAAAAGGCGTGGGAGGATAGGCATCGAATCAAGCATCCAGTCCTTGTTCTGCAGGCTGGTGCTGATACATTGGTTGATGCGGATGCAGTGGAGAAGTTTACAATTGGCCTTCCAGACAGACAAACATTTGAACGATTCGCAGGCTTGCGGCACGAAATTTTGAACGAACCTGAAAAGGAAGAAGTCTTGCAAAAAATCGTGACCTGGTTGAATGACAATATTTAG
- a CDS encoding GapA-binding peptide SR1P has protein sequence MGTIVCQTCGTIIEHFECNSVKTLYAVCNCDCRPGERQEKE, from the coding sequence ATGGGAACTATCGTATGTCAGACTTGCGGAACCATCATCGAGCATTTTGAATGTAATTCAGTGAAAACGCTTTATGCGGTATGCAACTGTGACTGCCGACCTGGTGAAAGACAGGAAAAAGAATAA
- a CDS encoding TolB family protein, producing MKRKPMQGMLAAALLVTSLWSGTPALAYNIGDEEKIDGSQPTISSAGYDISKKYAVWMVEGGQRVTLYNLNKGDQSEIGDKESEKTNPKVDGDYVVWIDSRDGGSDVYLYDIVKEKEIRLTSGSASVDGLEIADKNVVWTDKGDVYLHKISTGDTEIVSASGKASNPVVSSGYVAWEDDRDGNDDIYYYDIKAKEEKAAVTAKGDQGRPSIFSNQIVYEHQSAGDLYSYSISNGRIKKLTDDDNEQQNVHLYQEDYVYSDDNDLKYRELGKTSGKKIASNLYGETGPKIYGDFILFAKKESNKKLQLHLYDLDEKELVPIGNAGGKPKEPSAHDRYVAYVTESKKDNTVVFYDVENKKGKVVSNPEHDSVRPVVSSRYVVWYDEHEDALFSYDIRKDIQKQITHEDDDQKPSEKLYEIDGERLLWVNIAGRSEVIITNLSTGKHTEVTTVRKEPLSVDIYKNYATWVVEEGSKSASIVLYDIEEDDETEIRDNVKVEKAEIGDDFVVWSEDTGNSKTGWDLYYYNIDRQRVNPLLRYTDGDQKNPQASRNMILYEDNRLSSKGKEFYYELYDFEEDSYSDFEWDDDAEMENARIGGNRVVWVDKRDKDPYVYTVAFAPGNDEEEEEDED from the coding sequence ATGAAGCGAAAACCGATGCAGGGAATGTTGGCCGCTGCACTTTTGGTCACATCCCTGTGGAGCGGGACACCGGCGCTTGCCTACAATATTGGTGATGAAGAAAAAATCGACGGTAGTCAGCCAACAATATCCTCAGCAGGATATGATATATCAAAAAAATATGCGGTATGGATGGTTGAAGGTGGGCAAAGAGTAACACTCTACAACCTCAATAAAGGTGACCAGAGCGAAATAGGCGACAAGGAATCTGAGAAGACAAATCCAAAGGTCGATGGAGATTACGTCGTATGGATTGATTCCCGTGATGGCGGCTCAGATGTCTATTTGTATGACATAGTGAAAGAGAAAGAAATCCGTTTGACAAGTGGTTCTGCTTCGGTCGATGGGCTGGAGATTGCTGATAAAAATGTTGTATGGACAGACAAAGGCGATGTTTATCTACATAAAATTTCTACTGGGGATACAGAGATTGTATCTGCGAGTGGAAAAGCAAGCAACCCGGTGGTAAGCAGTGGTTATGTTGCTTGGGAAGATGATCGTGATGGCAATGATGACATTTATTACTATGACATCAAAGCAAAAGAGGAAAAGGCTGCCGTCACTGCTAAAGGAGACCAAGGGCGTCCCAGCATTTTCTCCAATCAAATCGTATACGAGCATCAATCGGCTGGAGACCTCTATTCCTATTCCATCAGCAACGGTAGAATTAAGAAATTGACCGATGATGACAACGAACAGCAAAACGTGCATTTGTATCAAGAGGATTATGTCTACTCTGACGATAATGACTTGAAATATCGTGAGCTTGGCAAAACGTCTGGCAAAAAGATAGCGAGCAATCTGTACGGTGAGACTGGACCGAAAATTTATGGCGATTTCATCTTATTCGCGAAAAAAGAAAGTAACAAAAAGCTCCAACTTCACCTGTATGACCTGGACGAAAAGGAATTAGTTCCGATAGGTAATGCAGGAGGAAAACCAAAGGAGCCAAGTGCTCATGATCGTTATGTAGCGTACGTAACCGAGTCTAAAAAAGATAATACGGTCGTTTTCTACGATGTCGAAAATAAAAAAGGTAAAGTCGTCAGTAATCCAGAGCATGATTCTGTTCGCCCTGTTGTAAGCTCGCGTTATGTTGTCTGGTATGACGAGCACGAGGATGCACTCTTCTCCTACGATATTCGTAAAGACATTCAAAAGCAGATTACACATGAAGATGATGATCAAAAGCCGAGTGAGAAGCTTTATGAGATTGACGGAGAGCGTTTGTTATGGGTGAATATCGCTGGCAGATCAGAAGTGATCATCACAAATCTATCGACTGGAAAGCATACGGAAGTTACGACGGTGAGAAAGGAACCACTGAGTGTTGATATTTACAAAAACTATGCTACCTGGGTAGTAGAAGAAGGCTCAAAGAGCGCAAGCATCGTACTCTACGATATCGAAGAAGATGACGAGACAGAAATCCGTGATAACGTCAAAGTAGAGAAAGCGGAAATCGGCGATGACTTCGTTGTTTGGAGCGAAGATACAGGCAATTCCAAAACCGGTTGGGATTTGTACTATTACAACATCGACCGTCAAAGAGTCAATCCTTTGCTTCGTTATACAGATGGTGACCAGAAAAATCCACAGGCTTCACGCAATATGATTTTGTATGAAGACAATCGTCTGTCCTCAAAAGGTAAGGAATTCTACTATGAGTTGTACGATTTCGAAGAGGATTCCTATAGCGATTTTGAGTGGGATGATGATGCGGAGATGGAAAATGCCCGCATCGGTGGAAATCGCGTTGTCTGGGTCGATAAGCGTGATAAAGACCCATATGTATACACGGTAGCATTCGCTCCGGGCAATGATGAAGAAGAGGAAGAAGACGAAGACTGA